One Desulfatiglans anilini DSM 4660 DNA window includes the following coding sequences:
- the serS gene encoding serine--tRNA ligase, with product MLDLKFVRANFDGVREMLQKRHNDLDLDMFERLDQERREGLTLLEDLRCRRNQVSEEIAAMKKRREDATDRIEQMREVSTRIKEKEKALTSIMEDLDRLLMVIPNMPLPSVPVGRDERDNPVVRTWGEAGGTAFEPKAHWDIGEALGILDLPCAAKISGSRFALYRGAGARLERALINFMLDVHTQEHGYTEILPPFLVNSASMTGTGQLPKFAEDLFRIQDWDLYLIPTAEVPVTNIHREEILDAEELPRRYVAYTPCFRSEAGSHGKDTRGLIRQHQFNKVELVKFTRPEESEEELERLTRDAEDILQRLELPYRVVTLCTGDLGFSAAKTYDIEVWLPGQGLYREISSCSTFTDFQARRANIRFKTRGQKGTTLVHTLNGSGLAVGRTFVAILENHQQADGTVRIPDVLKSYMGGRSHLSADEGHVESIQR from the coding sequence ATGTTGGATCTAAAATTTGTACGGGCCAATTTCGACGGCGTTCGGGAGATGCTTCAGAAGAGGCACAACGATCTCGATCTGGATATGTTCGAACGGCTGGATCAGGAGCGCCGGGAGGGCCTCACCCTGCTCGAAGACCTGCGCTGCCGGCGCAATCAGGTGAGCGAAGAGATCGCGGCGATGAAGAAGCGGCGCGAGGATGCCACCGATCGGATAGAGCAGATGCGGGAGGTCTCTACGCGGATCAAGGAGAAGGAGAAGGCGCTCACCTCGATCATGGAGGATTTGGACCGCCTGTTGATGGTCATCCCCAACATGCCGCTGCCGAGCGTTCCGGTCGGACGCGATGAGCGCGACAACCCCGTTGTGAGGACGTGGGGTGAGGCCGGGGGGACGGCCTTCGAGCCCAAAGCGCACTGGGATATCGGCGAGGCCCTGGGCATCCTGGATCTCCCTTGCGCGGCCAAGATTTCGGGTTCACGCTTCGCGCTCTACCGCGGTGCAGGCGCCCGGCTCGAGCGGGCGCTCATCAACTTCATGCTGGATGTCCACACGCAGGAGCATGGCTATACGGAGATCCTGCCGCCGTTCCTCGTGAACAGCGCCTCCATGACGGGGACGGGGCAGCTCCCGAAGTTCGCGGAGGATCTGTTCCGGATCCAGGACTGGGACCTGTACCTGATCCCGACCGCCGAGGTGCCGGTGACCAATATCCACCGGGAGGAGATCCTGGACGCGGAGGAGCTGCCGCGCCGCTACGTTGCCTACACGCCGTGTTTCCGCTCGGAGGCGGGCTCCCACGGCAAGGATACCCGTGGACTGATCCGGCAGCATCAGTTCAACAAGGTGGAGCTCGTGAAGTTCACCCGCCCCGAGGAATCGGAGGAGGAGCTCGAGCGGTTGACCCGGGATGCCGAAGACATCCTGCAGCGGCTGGAGCTTCCCTACCGGGTGGTGACGCTGTGCACGGGCGATCTCGGGTTCTCCGCGGCCAAGACCTACGATATCGAGGTCTGGCTGCCCGGGCAGGGCCTCTACCGGGAGATCTCTTCCTGCAGCACGTTTACGGATTTTCAGGCCCGGCGGGCCAATATCCGCTTCAAGACCAGGGGGCAGAAGGGGACGACCCTGGTGCACACCCTCAACGGGTCCGGCCTGGCCGTGGGGAGGACCTTCGTCGCCATCCTGGAAAACCACCAGCAGGCTGACGGGACGGTGCGGATCCCCGATGTCTTGAAATCTTATATGGGAGGACGCAGCCATCTCTCAGCCGATGAAGGCCATGTCGAATCGATTCAAAGGTGA
- a CDS encoding endonuclease/exonuclease/phosphatase family protein, with product MTFNLRFENHRDGLNAWANRRSEVAALIQRYRPHLLGTQEGLPSQLRFLEEGLSGYRLHAPGRFWDDTCQYPTLFYRLDAFDLLGGGEFWLSKTPAVHRSKDWDSAFPRMMSWARLRVRQDDRSLTAAVTHLDHIGTEARSRQARILAEWVGGQTPPVVLLGDFNDAPGSDVHRILTAPTTGLSDSWEDLGLDGGEKSFTHHGFTGVPQVGRIDWILVGKPLHASHARILRDRSGNGSYPSDHFPYCVELDWEETV from the coding sequence ATGACGTTCAACCTGCGCTTCGAAAACCACAGGGACGGCCTGAATGCTTGGGCAAACCGGCGTTCCGAGGTGGCGGCGCTGATCCAACGGTATCGCCCCCATCTGCTTGGCACGCAGGAGGGGCTGCCCTCGCAGTTGCGATTCCTGGAAGAGGGTCTCTCCGGATATCGGCTGCACGCCCCCGGCCGCTTCTGGGATGACACCTGCCAGTATCCCACGCTGTTCTACCGGTTGGATGCCTTCGATCTCCTCGGCGGCGGGGAATTCTGGCTCTCGAAGACGCCGGCGGTGCATCGGAGCAAGGACTGGGACAGCGCTTTCCCCCGAATGATGAGCTGGGCGAGGCTCAGGGTGCGTCAAGACGACCGTTCACTCACGGCAGCGGTGACCCACCTGGACCACATCGGCACCGAGGCGCGCAGCCGGCAGGCCCGCATCCTCGCCGAGTGGGTCGGCGGACAGACACCGCCCGTGGTGCTCCTGGGGGATTTCAACGACGCCCCCGGGTCCGATGTGCACCGGATCCTGACCGCCCCCACCACCGGGCTCAGCGACAGCTGGGAGGATCTCGGCCTGGACGGGGGCGAAAAGAGCTTCACGCACCATGGTTTCACGGGCGTTCCGCAGGTTGGAAGAATCGACTGGATCCTGGTGGGGAAGCCGCTTCACGCTTCACACGCCCGCATCCTGAGGGACCGGTCCGGCAACGGGTCTTATCCCTCGGATCACTTCCCTTACTGTGTCGAACTGGATTGGGAAGAAACGGTGTAA